A window of Daucus carota subsp. sativus chromosome 2, DH1 v3.0, whole genome shotgun sequence genomic DNA:
CTTAGGTGTGTTCTGAACTGAAGACATGAGCTTATTGCAGGTATGAAATAATTATGTATGTTCTCCAcatgtattatatatgttataaatcaTATGCATTTACATTAAGATTGTACATGGGAAACAAAACGGGCTACTTTTCGCGTGCTTCTCTTATATTACTAAACTTACTATGGTATAGCAGATCCTTTTGGCGAGCTTGAATTAGAAATGTTATGGATTTTAGGGGGCAAACAATATTTTAGATACAATTCTATAAGAAGAGTTATTGTAGACAAAACTTAAGAAGACAAGCAGCATTTGGTCTGATTACTGATGTATATAGTCTTATTCCTTCTTTTTGCAGCCTGCCAATTAGACAAGCATGTATACACCTGCATGTGAAATTATGCTTACAATTTATATTAGGAAGGATATATAAGTTTGTCTGGCTGCAGTACTACAATCAACTCATTAAATTGGTTCAGGGCCCTGAAGTTTATTCATGTTCGAAATTTGTATGCTAGACAACTCATTGCATGTTTTCTGGTTTGGTTTTGgctaaaagaaaaagagaaaagagcTAGGACCAAAAATTCAAAGGACTAGAAGAAGCTAAAGCAAAACGAGGGAAACGTTAAgtatttttttctttcattaTGTTCAATAATGCTTTATCTTAGCTATTCGTGTCCCTTCATTAGCTTTAGAAAACTAATCTTTAAAAACTATTCTATTCTTCAAAAGAGAAAGAAAGTGAAGGTATAAAGCTAATTAACTATAAACAAAAGAAGTATACAAATatgataaaagaaaaataaagagtAAAAAAAGACCAACATGAAGGCAAGAACAGAATAAAGACCTAATGGTCCACCTAATGCATTAACTTTATCTTTTAGGAGTAGTTAGTTATGTACTTGAGTTATATAGAAAATAGCATGTTCCATGCAAGTTAAAAAGTTGGACATCATTTGAGCAATCCTATAGCTAAACTAACTTTTAGTTCAACTCCTCCATTAGAGGATTTACTTCCTTCAGCAAACCTAATACTTGTTGCATAGTTGGTCTTTTTCGTGGCACTTCTGCTGTGCACAAGTATCCAACTCGGAGACTCTCCACCATCTCACTGACGGTGTCACCACCACGTCTTAACCTCGAGTCCAATGCATTTAGTCCATGTCCCTCCCTAACTAATCTCCTAACTGTGTTCACGGTCTCATCTGAACTGATTTGACCAGTTAACAACTCGATTAAGACTGTACCAAAATCATACACGTCGGCCTCAGGGGACCTGCCGACCTGATCTGGGCCTAATGCAAAATCTGCAATTTTTGGTTCCAAGTCGTCGGATAGTAAGATATTGGATGGGACTAGATGGCCATGCACCACTGGTTTAGAGAGGCCGTGGTGGAGGTAGGCGAGTCCACGAGCAATGCCAACTGCAACGCGATGGCGAGTGAGCCACTCCATTTTGTCAGGGGATGAAATGTGGTGTCTATTCGCAATTTCATTGCTATGCTCCCAAGTGTCAGTGCTCCAATCCTCTACATTGGTTTTACCAGCTGGAAGCTCGTGAAGCCATTGATGGAGATTACCATTGGCCATAAACTCGTACAACACTAACTTCTCATTGCCTGCAAGAAATTAGTGAATCAATTCGATGAAACTTCTGCAAGAATAACTTAACTGGCTCTAGTGAATAGCAATGTAATTTGGGCACTAAATACGTTTAGTTATACTTTGTTAAGGACCAAGGACCATATTGTCTTGTACATATACAATATGTGACCATCATGTGAGACTGTAATCATGCTTCAGGAATATAGGGCTTATGTTTTTTCTAgttacatgtttatgtgcttgtGTTCATTTGTATGCATGCATAGAGTATTTCCAGACTTCATTCTCCCTCTAACAATTGAGACTGGCATGCCTAAAAGATAAATTTAACAGCCTCAACAATTTTGGGAATTTAATTAACCCTAAATCTTATATAACAACAAATAATATTGATACAAATGGATGTTCTAGAAATCGCTAGGCGGGTGTTGACCACTAGGCTGTCCTTCTGTCCTCCGGACATTGATCCAATGATGGATTTTTAACCGTttgtgttatatatttttttctcgtTGAGAAACACGAACTTAAATTTTCCACAAAATAAACCTTGTCAATATTCTTCTAATTAACACTAAATCAGCAAACAATCCATCCAAATTTACCCGGACCTACTTGAAAGCCATTGAAAAAGTAGGTGAAACAACCAAGAAAATCAGTTTAGCTAAAGAAATTTACCTGCAATGCAGTAACCAGAGATGGGCAACAGATTGGGATGTTTAAGCCTCGAGATGTCATCAAAAATGGCCTTCATGTCACCAATATCAATGTACCTAGCACTCTCCAACACCTTGATGGCCACATGGAGCTCACCTGGCAGAATAGCTCTGTAAACAGGCCCGCACCTACCTTCTGCAAGCAAGGATTCTTTCCCAAAATGTGACGTGGCAGCAATCAAGTCCTTGAAGGTAAGATAGTTCATCAGAGGCTTCTCAAACATTACTACAGCTGCTGATGATGGTTCTTTGATATCGGCCACCCATGAGGTCCCTGACTCTGTCTCAAATGAAAAGGGTCCTgatttttcaactttaaatgGTATTTGAGCTGGTTTCGAGATTGCCCATCTGTTTTTCTTTGctagttttctttttctatgCATATAGAAAATGTACATAAACATGGCAATGACCAAAATTGTGGCTGAAACAGATACAGCTAGAGCCAGATGCTTGTGCTTTGAAGTATGATTACTTTTCTTAAGGTTTTCTTGATGTTGCGCATCGTTTTCAGGTGGAATTCGTATTGAATGAGGTACTGTTGTGGGACTTCTGTTGATGTTTTTGGAACTTGTGTTGAATTTTCCGGCATGAACAAAGGCAGAGTGGCCGAATTCTTCGATATTGGCTGAAGTTAAATTGCcactaaaattattaaatgagATGTTCAAGAATTTGAGGCCAGAAAGCGGAGGGAATTCAGAAGGAAATTCACCAATCATGTGGTTTATCGAGACATCCAAGTAAGTTAACGAGCGAAGATTTGAAATGGGATTTAAACTACCTGAAATGTTACACTTTGAAAAATCAAGATATTGTATGTTGATCAGCATGTTGAGACCAAGAGGCAAGAATTTGAGATTGTTATGTGAAAGATCAAGAGCTGTAAGATTTGGAAAATGGGAGATATTAGCCAAGTTTGTGAACCTATTTTCGGACAAATTGAGGTGCCTGATTGATGAAAATGGACCAGATTCTGAACTGATTTTGAAACCAATGGTACCTACAAGCTTGTTCTTGGACAGATTAAGCTCAACCAGGGTTGGAATAGCCCAAAACCAGCTTGGAACATAGCCCTTGAGAGAATTGTTGGAGAGATCAATTGTTTGAAGATAAGacaatttcttgaaatatttcCATGAAACTGAACCATTCAGATTTCTTGATGAGAGGTTCACATGTGTAATATGTTGGCTTTTACAGTTCAGATCATGAGAGCTAAACCAATAAGATTTGAAGCCAGAGACTGAGCTGAAAGCCTTGATAAGTAGCTCTTGGTCAGTGGTGATGTTACATGTAGAGTCTCCTAAGACTATACATGAAGTGAAAATCATGAATATCAAGagcatcatcatcttcatctttcTGTATTTCAAAAGAGTCACCTCCTCTGCAACTTTGGCTTACATGAGTTTTGTTAGAGAAGTATAGCACTAAAGCACTTTAAACCCAAGTTCCAAGGTTCTTTTTGGGTACTCAAGGGTCATGTATAAAGATTAAAGAGGGAATCACTGCCTAAAATAGTGTTGGAAGGAAGAGGAGGGACTTGGGATTATTTTTACAAGTGTCTATATAGCCAAAGAAGAAACAAACTACACTATTCTAGAGTGAGAAGTGAACAATACGAGACAGAAGCAGGATTGTAAAAATCACGAATATTATAAGCGATGAAAGGAACTCTACCATGGTTAGTAAAcagattaaaaataattagttataatattaatatatcgaaaaatgaaattatgtcatgataagaatttaatatataatatttataatttatatattttgtattgaatataattatagttatattataaaaaaagacaaaaagttaatattttgaaattaaaaattaacaagTTAACATATCTTGACCGCTTAATCTGGTTGATAATCTTGTAATCCGCCTAATAATcttcttaattttcaaaaatatttaatcacccattttgaaatctttatattttatttaaaattaaatatactcgCAAACTCGTGTTTTTATTGAgaaatttaaacataaattcCATTTCCAAAtgtttaactaaaatatgatgatattatCAAAATTAACTGATCTAGAAAATTTTGAATctaatttatgttatattttcacattatctcatttttcttttcttcataaaaaatcataaaagaaCCGAAGAAATATATAGGTACATTATTTAGCTTCATACTGGTTTTTGACTTTGATAGTGTCATATGTTTCCCTTGTATATTTTACATGTGAAACATGCAAACCATGTACTCACTCGGTACCATTTTAAttgcttttgatttttttacacgtattttaagatgttaaaaaaatcatatctaaacataatcattctttataaaatttatatcaaataaaagtttagaatctaaactttaatttgatataaaaattgaatttttttattaagtgtagATATAGGTTTTTTGCATCTtaatatacgtgtcaaaaaatcatatatcagttaaaatgggacagagggagtacatgttTACAAGTTACAACAAACATGCACTCCTAACAAATCAGAACATTGAAAGTAATGCTAGCGggatattattcaaataaaaaggtATTTCGCCCATACACAAATATAAACACGTTATCCAGAGCCAGGAATCAGGATTAAATTATACAGTGATTTCACATCTTTTgtgacaaaatattaaattccacCGCACCTCTACGATTTAAATACAATTTTGTAGTAAATCTGCAAGCAGCAAAGTCTACTTTTTGTGAAAGTGCGACTGGCGcacaatatatttttgtattttccaTGCGGTATTTCATAAAAATTGGTGGTGCTGTGCTCGAAATTCCTCCTGCCATCCAAATTTAAAAGCAAACTTTTTTGCtaaaaaataagtgaaaattaTTTGTCAAATTTAAATAAGTTTTCTTTAATAACAGTTTTTAACGGAAAAGTTGTTTTTAcggtattttaaaaaatatgtttttcaaCTTTTGCTGGAAGCAATCATAGATTtcacaattaaatctaattaaaaatattttttatattataactcaaaataagcaaatacCAATAATATTATCAAACAATTATTTGATTTGAACCACTAACACTTTATTTACTAGTATTTTTTCTAATAGCACAGTAATTTTTAACAACGCTTTTAAATATCACTAAGACAGCCACTATGTTGATCCTAGGGTCTTAGACTAATATGAtacaaattaattcaaattataaatttataaataataaattaatgtaaaataatgTAAGCCATGTCATCTACGCTTGTTTTTTCAGCTGTAAATTCATAAacctaaaaaaataattacatatctgaaaatatacaaataaataagaCCGAATCAAATAAATAAACGAGTGTGGGAGGTAACCAACTTAACTTTTCACTTTTCCCATCAACCCATTTAAAATGCTTGTATTGTCAAGTCATACAAAATTATGATACCAGCTCCTCATCTAATTTCATACAGTAAGAATTTAGGTCGATTTGAATAACTTTTAATGTCATTGTATAAAATCTGTGCAGTGAATTAAACTGTTAGTATAAAAGTCATGTACTCCTCCCGTCCGCTACGTGCACTTTTTACACGCATTTTGAAACTCTAGTAAAATATAGTTCaataatgtatttttaatttttctttttttgaataaaatttaaacttcaaacttttttttcagatttttttaaaaaaaattatataatgtaaatatactttataagagttttaaaatgcgtgtcaaaaagtaacgtaaaaaaCCTGATGGGACGGAaggattataaattaattagtgatatgtatttattttt
This region includes:
- the LOC108207011 gene encoding calmodulin-binding receptor kinase CaMRLK — its product is MKMMMLLIFMIFTSCIVLGDSTCNITTDQELLIKAFSSVSGFKSYWFSSHDLNCKSQHITHVNLSSRNLNGSVSWKYFKKLSYLQTIDLSNNSLKGYVPSWFWAIPTLVELNLSKNKLVGTIGFKISSESGPFSSIRHLNLSENRFTNLANISHFPNLTALDLSHNNLKFLPLGLNMLINIQYLDFSKCNISGSLNPISNLRSLTYLDVSINHMIGEFPSEFPPLSGLKFLNISFNNFSGNLTSANIEEFGHSAFVHAGKFNTSSKNINRSPTTVPHSIRIPPENDAQHQENLKKSNHTSKHKHLALAVSVSATILVIAMFMYIFYMHRKRKLAKKNRWAISKPAQIPFKVEKSGPFSFETESGTSWVADIKEPSSAAVVMFEKPLMNYLTFKDLIAATSHFGKESLLAEGRCGPVYRAILPGELHVAIKVLESARYIDIGDMKAIFDDISRLKHPNLLPISGYCIAGNEKLVLYEFMANGNLHQWLHELPAGKTNVEDWSTDTWEHSNEIANRHHISSPDKMEWLTRHRVAVGIARGLAYLHHGLSKPVVHGHLVPSNILLSDDLEPKIADFALGPDQVGRSPEADVYDFGTVLIELLTGQISSDETVNTVRRLVREGHGLNALDSRLRRGGDTVSEMVESLRVGYLCTAEVPRKRPTMQQVLGLLKEVNPLMEELN